One genomic region from Gossypium hirsutum isolate 1008001.06 chromosome D13, Gossypium_hirsutum_v2.1, whole genome shotgun sequence encodes:
- the LOC121225693 gene encoding magnesium transporter MRS2-3, with amino-acid sequence MTATGTPPPPPSSKPEDDPDLSNRSAVIPNQTLPFTTHRKKGTSIRSWLLLDSTAHTFRLEAGKHSIMRRTGLPGRDLRILDPLLSYPSTVLGRERAIVINLEHIKAIITAQEVLLLNSKDPSVTPFVDELQRRILLHYQANQSKEGTIDDTNCIIRITSQNLLPKNSQLQSLSEEGRGEEKQGLETQEGTKTLPFEFVALEACLEAACGCLESETRTLEQEAHPALDRLTSKISTLNLERVRQIKSRLVAITGRVQKVRDELENLLDDDDDMAEMYLTEKQLVENSSTSSMNQRDDLDDDDDDDDDDDEAEAAAAASLTTSYEGDVQDPDKPHDHSFGATIGGDTHGIHASSCHSLIGKPVNVEELEMLLEAYFVQVDGTLNKLSTLREYVDDTEDYINIMLDDKQNHLLQMGVMLSTANLVIGAFIVVAGLFGMNIHIDLFDENKAGTPEFLWTIGGSTAGTILLYVVAIAWCKYEGLLE; translated from the exons ATGACGGCAACGGGAACTCCACCCCCACCCCCGTCGTCCAAACCCGAAGACGACCCGGACCTATCAAACCGGTCCGCCGTGATCCCGAACCAAACTCTCCCCTTCACCACTCATCGGAAAAAAGGGACCAGTATCCGATCATGGCTTTTACTTGACTCGACGGCCCACACCTTTAGGTTGGAGGCCGGAAAGCATTCTATCATGAGACGCACGGGTTTACCCGGTCGAGATCTTCGGATCTTGGACCCGCTTCTTTCGTACCCGTCGACGGTTCTGGGTCGAGAACGGGCCATTGTGATTAACTTGGAGCACATAAAGGCAATCATTACGGCTCAAGAGGTTTTGCTGTTGAATTCCAAGGATCCTTCCGTTACACCGTTTGTTGATGAGTTGCAGAGGCGGATTTTGTTGCATTATCAAGCAAACCAatccaag GAGGGTACTATTGATGATACCAACTGCATAATAAGAATTACATCACAAAATCTGTTACCAAAGAATTCACAGCTCCAAAGCCTAAGTGAGGAAGGCAGGGGAGAAGAGAAACAGGGTCTTGAGACTCAAGAAGGCACTAAGACTCTCCCCTTTGAGTTTGTTGCATTGGAGGCCTGCCTTGAAGCTGCTTGTGGCTGCTTAGAATCTGAG ACAAGAACATTGGAGCAAGAGGCCCATCCAGCTTTGGATAGATTGACCTCAAAGATTAGCACTCTCAATTTAGAGCGTGTTCGCCAAATAAAAAGCAGGCTGGTTGCAATAACTGGCCGAGTTCAGAAG GTAAGGGATGAGTTGGAAAACTTgctagatgatgatgatgatatggCTGAGATGTATCTAACAGAGAAACAACTTGTTGAAAACTCTTCAACGTCTTCAATGAATCAAAGAGATGAtttagatgatgatgatgatgatgatgatgatgatgatgaagcaGAAGCAGCAGCAGCAGCT TCATTGACAACCAGTTATGAAGGTGATGTCCAAGATCCTGACAAACCCCACGACCATTCATTTGGTGCTACCATTGGCGGAGACACCCATGGAATTCATGCAAGTTCCTGCCATAGTCTTATTGGCAAACCTGTTAATGTGGAGGAGTTGGAAATGCTCTTGGAAGCTTACTTTGTACAAGTTGATGGTACCCTCAACAAGCTCTCCACG TTGAGGGAATATGTGGATGACACAGAAGACTACATAAACATAATGCTGGATGACAAACAGAACCATCTTCTACAAATGGGAGTGATGCTAAGCACAGCAAACCTTGTGATCGGTGCTTTCATCGTCGTCGCTGGTTTGTTCGGCATGAATATCCACATCGATCTATTCGATGAAAATAAAGCAGGGACGCCGGAGTTTCTTTGGACGATCGGCGGTTCCACCGCCGGGACGATATTACTTTACGTGGTTGCTATTGCATGGTGTAAATACGAGGGCTTGTTGGAGTAA
- the LOC121225483 gene encoding coumaroyl-CoA:anthocyanidin 3-O-glucoside-6''-O-coumaroyltransferase 1 has protein sequence MDETKPLKVVESSHVSPPPGSVPTTSLPLTFFDLPWFPLPNVQRLFFYEFPYPTLHFMETILPLLKQSLSLTLQQFFPFAANVVCPPSPGKPYIRYEDGGSSVAFTVVESPSDFRCAIADYPRDVKSLRPFAPELRTALSEAKDGTQVVLLPALAFQVTVFPNAGVCIGSSYFHVIGDGKAFMHFMKSWVDVYAAVGLEKSSLPLFNKDVIKDPIRVESFLLKMYHDWLSSLRENSGLTDVGSEVNMVRATFVLSRADVERLKQLVASQCKNEANSNQFHHVSTFVVTCALTWASLIKSKACVVNNLSYVDDADELYYFLFPFDCRNRLEFPVPSTYFGNCLKPGIVEMKKKELTGENGIVLAAKAIGSKVKEMGQSGISGAENWLPSIVEKSKTGRLISLAGSPKLRVYDTNFGWGKPRKVEVMHVESGQTISMAECRDEEGGIEVGVALNKNQMDEFVAIFGQSLKLL, from the coding sequence ATGGATGAAACCAAGCCATTGAAGGTTGTTGAGAGCAGCCACGTTTCACCCCCACCAGGCTCAGTTCCCACTACCTCTCTTCCTCTCACTTTCTTCGATCTGCCATGGTTTCCACTTCCCAATGTTCAACGCCTTTTCTTCTATGAATTCCCATACCCTACTTTGCATTTCATGGAAACCATTCTCCCGTTGTTAAAACAATCTCTCTCCCTTACCCTACAACAGTTTTTCCCCTTCGCGGCCAACGTAGTGTGCCCTCCGTCACCGGGGAAGCCTTACATCCGTTACGAAGATGGCGGCAGCTCCGTTGCTTTCACGGTCGTCGAATCCCCTTCGGATTTCCGCTGTGCAATAGCCGATTATCCGCGAGACGTTAAGTCGTTACGTCCCTTCGCGCCAGAGCTACGGACCGCCCTGTCGGAGGCGAAAGACGGTACTCAGGTGGTCTTGCTCCCTGCACTTGCCTTCCAAGTGACCGTGTTCCCGAACGCCGGCGTTTGCATCGGGTCTAGTTACTTCCACGTGATCGGCGACGGGAAGGCGTTCATGCATTTCATGAAGTCTTGGGTGGACGTTTACGCTGCGGTCGGTCTCGAAAAATCATCGCTTCCATTGTTTAACAAGGATGTGATCAAGGATCCTATCAGGGTAGAGTCGTTTCTATTGAAAATGTACCACGACTGGCTTTCATCTCTCAGGGAGAATTCGGGCTTAACCGATGTCGGATCAGAAGTAAACATGGTTCGTGCCACATTCGTGTTGAGTCGAGCCGATGTCGAGAGGCTCAAGCAATTGGTCGCATCGCAGTGCAAGAACGAAGCTAATTCGAACCAATTCCATCATGTATCAACTTTTGTGGTAACATGTGCTCTAACATGGGCTTCATTGATCAAATCAAAAGCATGTGTTGTTAACAACTTATCTTATGTTGATGATGCTGATGAGTTATATTACTTTCTATTCCCCTTCGATTGCCGGAACCGCCTTGAATTTCCGGTTCCGTCAACATATTTCGGGAACTGTCTAAAACCTGGAATTGTAGAGATGAAGAAAAAGGAGTTAACAGGTGAAAATGGGATTGTTTTAGCTGCCAAAGCCATCGGAAGCAAAGTTAAAGAAATGGGACAAAGTGGTATCAGTGGGGCGGAGAATTGGCTACCAAGCATCGTAGAGAAAAGTAAAACGGGGCGTCTAATTAGTTTGGCCGGTTCGCCGAAGTTGCGGGTGTACGATACTAATTTTGGGTGGGGAAAGCCTCGGAAGGTGGAGGTGATGCACGTGGAGTCCGGGCAGACGATATCTATGGCGGAGTGTAGGGATGAAGAAGGTGGAATTGAGGTTGGTGTGGCTTTAAACAAGAACCAAATGGATGAATTCGTTGCCATCTTTGGGCAGAGTTTAAAGCTTCTTTAG